A single region of the Acidimicrobiales bacterium genome encodes:
- the ligA gene encoding NAD-dependent DNA ligase LigA, whose product MATSDSAQTDPVARVAQLRELIEHHDRLYYELDEPTIPDADYDALLRELQALEAAHPELVTADTPTARVAGEPLVTFAPVEHAIAMMSLDKAFEFEELDAWMGRLARRMENDAAPGPFVCELKFDGLAISVRYEDGTLVQAATRGNGRVGEDVTGNVATIADVPRELKGAPPVLEVRGEIYMPISAFEELNAAQEAAGQNRYANPRNTAAGSLRQKDPTVTASRQLTWWAYQLGQVEGGPAFERHSETLEFLASLGFPVNPEVRTVPDHAGVIEYVNAAETSRHDHDYETDGVVVKVDDLALQSHLGSTTHHPRWAIAFKFPPEERTTLLRDISVSIGGKGKATPFAVLEPVFVGGSTVQMATLHNEDQVALKDVRPGDTVIVRKAGDVIPEVLGPVLSERPEGLEPWVFPETCPCHFSYPITRDEGDAAHYCLNPVCPFQLAGWIEHYAARNAMDIEGFGERRVREFLDLGLIADIADLYSIDFDRLAEVEGYGEVSVRNLAAAIDASRSMPLANLLVGLNIRHLGDAGSEVLASAFGHLDRILDATVEDLAAVDGIGPTTAEAVHAFFANGENRAIVERLREAGVNFEGPEAPDVPQTLAGMAVVVTGGVPGYSRDDVTAAIKARGGTSPGSVSKKTAVVVVGENAGASKLTKAVDLAIPRIGPQDFDALLETGEIPDSAVTGPVED is encoded by the coding sequence GTGGCCACCTCCGACAGCGCCCAGACCGATCCGGTCGCCCGTGTCGCGCAGCTCCGTGAGCTGATCGAACATCACGACCGGCTCTACTACGAGCTAGACGAGCCGACGATTCCCGACGCCGACTACGACGCCCTGCTGCGGGAGCTCCAGGCGCTCGAGGCGGCCCATCCCGAGCTCGTCACCGCCGACACACCAACGGCGCGCGTTGCCGGCGAACCGCTTGTCACGTTCGCCCCGGTCGAGCACGCCATCGCCATGATGTCGCTCGACAAGGCCTTCGAGTTCGAGGAGCTCGACGCCTGGATGGGGCGCCTCGCGCGGCGCATGGAGAACGACGCCGCCCCCGGCCCGTTCGTCTGCGAGCTGAAGTTCGACGGACTCGCCATCTCGGTCCGCTACGAGGACGGGACACTCGTTCAGGCCGCCACCCGCGGTAACGGACGGGTGGGTGAGGACGTGACGGGCAACGTCGCGACCATCGCCGACGTGCCGCGGGAGCTGAAGGGCGCTCCGCCGGTCCTCGAGGTCCGGGGGGAGATCTACATGCCCATCTCCGCCTTCGAGGAACTCAACGCCGCGCAGGAGGCGGCCGGTCAGAACCGCTACGCCAACCCCCGCAACACGGCGGCCGGATCACTGCGGCAGAAGGATCCGACGGTGACGGCGTCCCGCCAACTGACGTGGTGGGCCTACCAGCTCGGCCAGGTGGAGGGTGGACCCGCGTTCGAGCGGCACTCCGAGACGCTCGAGTTCCTCGCCTCGCTCGGATTCCCCGTCAACCCCGAGGTCCGTACGGTCCCGGATCACGCCGGGGTCATCGAATACGTGAACGCGGCGGAGACCTCCCGCCACGACCACGACTACGAGACCGACGGCGTCGTCGTCAAGGTGGACGACCTCGCGCTGCAGTCCCACCTCGGCTCCACGACGCACCACCCCCGCTGGGCGATCGCCTTCAAGTTCCCGCCCGAGGAGCGCACGACGCTTCTGCGTGACATCTCCGTCTCCATAGGCGGCAAGGGCAAGGCCACGCCGTTCGCCGTGCTGGAGCCGGTGTTCGTCGGCGGCTCGACGGTGCAGATGGCCACTCTGCACAACGAAGACCAGGTGGCGCTCAAGGACGTCCGTCCCGGCGACACGGTCATCGTCCGCAAGGCCGGTGACGTGATCCCCGAGGTGCTGGGCCCGGTCCTGTCCGAACGGCCCGAGGGCCTGGAACCGTGGGTGTTCCCCGAGACCTGTCCGTGCCATTTCAGCTACCCCATCACCCGGGACGAGGGCGACGCCGCCCACTACTGCCTGAACCCGGTCTGCCCTTTCCAGCTGGCCGGGTGGATCGAGCACTACGCGGCACGCAACGCCATGGACATCGAGGGCTTCGGCGAGCGCCGGGTGCGGGAGTTCCTGGACCTCGGCCTCATCGCGGACATCGCCGACCTGTACTCGATCGACTTCGACCGACTCGCGGAGGTGGAGGGATACGGCGAAGTGTCGGTGAGGAACCTCGCGGCCGCCATCGACGCGTCCCGGTCCATGCCGCTCGCCAACCTGCTCGTCGGCCTGAACATCCGCCACCTCGGCGATGCCGGCTCGGAGGTGCTCGCTTCGGCTTTCGGCCACCTGGACCGGATCCTCGACGCCACGGTGGAGGACCTCGCCGCGGTGGACGGCATCGGACCCACCACCGCTGAAGCCGTCCACGCCTTCTTCGCCAACGGGGAGAACCGGGCCATCGTGGAACGGCTGCGGGAGGCGGGGGTGAACTTCGAGGGCCCCGAGGCGCCCGATGTCCCCCAGACCCTCGCGGGGATGGCGGTCGTCGTCACCGGCGGGGTACCCGGCTACTCCCGTGACGACGTGACGGCGGCAATAAAGGCACGGGGAGGCACCTCGCCGGGAAGCGTCTCGAAGAAGACGGCGGTCGTGGTGGTGGGCGAGAACGCCGGGGCGTCGAAGCTGACCAAGGCGGTGGACCTCGCAATCCCGAGGATCGGACCGCAGGACTTCGACGCGCTGCTCGAGACCGGTGAGATCCCGGACTCGGCGGTGACCGGACCGGTCGAGGACTGA
- the mnmA gene encoding tRNA 2-thiouridine(34) synthase MnmA — translation MRVLVAMSGGVDSSAAAARAVEAGHDVTGVTLKLWGGESDSGCCSASDVADARRVADHLGIDHHVFNFGDDFERDVIGPYVRAHREGRTPNPCVECNRHLKFDRLLTRAVALGFDRLATGHHARLVDTADGPRLARGADAAKDQSYVLWMLDAAQLARLQFPVGDMTKDDVRAEASRLDLRTADKPDSQDVCFVASTVGRDGFLAKRFSPTPGRVVDTAGNEIGAVDAVELVTIGQRRGLGTGGNGERRFAVDVDVATTTVTVGRREDLLCDRTPVEGFAWTGEAPAGPVTVQTSAHGTPAAAVVHGDSVVWDRPQRRVAPGQSVVVYDGDVVVGGGIAARPPA, via the coding sequence GTGAGAGTTCTCGTCGCGATGTCCGGTGGTGTCGATTCCTCGGCGGCCGCGGCGCGTGCGGTGGAGGCCGGCCACGACGTCACGGGCGTGACCCTGAAGCTGTGGGGCGGTGAGTCCGACAGCGGATGCTGTTCCGCGTCGGACGTGGCCGACGCCCGCCGTGTCGCGGACCACCTCGGTATCGACCACCACGTGTTCAACTTCGGGGACGACTTCGAACGCGACGTGATCGGCCCCTACGTCCGGGCCCACCGCGAAGGCCGGACACCGAACCCCTGCGTCGAGTGCAACCGGCATCTGAAGTTCGACCGCCTCCTGACCCGCGCGGTCGCGCTCGGTTTCGACCGGTTGGCTACCGGGCACCACGCCCGGCTCGTGGACACGGCCGACGGACCACGGCTCGCCCGCGGCGCGGACGCCGCCAAGGACCAGTCCTACGTTCTGTGGATGCTCGACGCGGCGCAACTGGCGCGTCTGCAGTTCCCCGTCGGCGACATGACAAAGGACGACGTGCGGGCCGAAGCCTCCCGACTCGATCTGCGCACCGCCGACAAGCCCGACAGCCAGGACGTCTGTTTCGTCGCATCCACCGTCGGGCGTGACGGTTTCCTCGCCAAGCGGTTCTCACCGACCCCGGGACGGGTGGTCGACACCGCCGGCAACGAGATCGGCGCCGTCGACGCCGTCGAGTTGGTGACGATCGGCCAGCGACGCGGCCTGGGAACCGGCGGCAACGGCGAACGTCGCTTCGCCGTCGACGTGGACGTGGCGACCACGACGGTCACCGTCGGCCGTCGCGAGGACCTTCTCTGCGACCGCACGCCGGTCGAGGGTTTCGCCTGGACCGGCGAGGCGCCGGCCGGACCCGTCACCGTGCAGACCAGCGCACACGGCACCCCGGCCGCTGCCGTGGTGCACGGTGACAGCGTCGTGTGGGACCGGCCTCAGCGCCGGGTGGCGCCCGGGCAGAGCGTCGTGGTCTACGACGGCGATGTCGTCGTGGGCGGCGGGATCGCGGCGCGTCCGCCCGCGTGA
- a CDS encoding IS630 family transposase encodes MAERVRVREITNDEGNRLLKIVRRSSGSIVTWRRAQVVLWSAQGMDVGQIAPLAFTSEDRVREVIHNFNADGFDSLYPKYSGGRPPKFTAEHRSQIKKIALGRPGDYGLPFSTWSLTKLAEHLVAKGVVDDISHEGLRVLLREEGVSFQAVKTWKESNDPDFEAKKNRILELYDIADGKAEPGPGDPLVVICFDEFGPLNLQPHPGKQWAGVGGKAADPDRAPRRRRRATYKRPHGVRHLLAAYDLTADKVYGHVKKKKGRTEFLAFCRYLRQLYPPEVRIAIVLDNFSPHLSTKKDQRVGEWAAANNVELAYTPHYASWLNRIEAQFQALRYFCLDGTDHGSHREQASMIRRYIIWRNRNAQDRALRELVNRANVA; translated from the coding sequence ATGGCTGAACGCGTCCGGGTTCGAGAGATCACCAACGATGAGGGGAATCGTCTGCTCAAGATCGTGCGGCGGAGTTCGGGCTCGATCGTGACGTGGCGAAGAGCCCAGGTCGTGTTGTGGTCGGCCCAGGGCATGGATGTCGGCCAGATCGCCCCGCTCGCGTTCACGTCCGAGGACCGGGTGCGTGAGGTGATCCACAACTTCAACGCGGATGGCTTCGACTCGCTGTACCCGAAGTACTCCGGCGGGCGTCCCCCGAAGTTCACCGCCGAGCACCGCTCGCAGATCAAGAAGATCGCGCTGGGCCGCCCCGGCGACTACGGACTGCCGTTCTCGACGTGGTCGCTCACCAAGCTGGCCGAGCACCTCGTCGCCAAGGGGGTGGTCGACGACATCAGCCATGAGGGCCTGCGGGTTCTGCTCCGAGAGGAGGGCGTGTCGTTTCAAGCGGTGAAGACGTGGAAGGAATCGAACGATCCGGACTTCGAAGCGAAGAAGAACCGGATCCTCGAGCTCTACGACATCGCCGACGGCAAGGCCGAGCCTGGGCCCGGTGATCCGCTGGTAGTGATCTGTTTCGACGAGTTCGGGCCTCTCAACCTTCAACCCCATCCCGGAAAGCAGTGGGCCGGCGTCGGCGGGAAAGCCGCGGACCCCGACCGGGCGCCGCGTCGTCGACGGCGCGCGACCTACAAGCGCCCCCATGGTGTGCGCCATCTGCTCGCTGCCTATGACCTCACCGCCGACAAGGTCTACGGCCACGTCAAGAAGAAGAAGGGCCGGACCGAGTTCTTGGCGTTCTGCCGCTACCTACGCCAGCTCTACCCACCCGAGGTGCGCATCGCCATCGTGCTCGACAACTTCTCCCCGCACCTGTCAACGAAGAAAGACCAGCGCGTCGGCGAGTGGGCAGCAGCGAACAACGTCGAGTTGGCCTACACGCCGCACTACGCGTCGTGGCTCAACCGCATCGAAGCCCAGTTCCAGGCGCTGCGCTATTTCTGCCTCGACGGCACCGACCACGGCTCGCACCGCGAGCAGGCCTCAATGATCCGCCGCTACATCATCTGGCGGAACCGCAACGCTCAGGACCGAGCACTACGAGAACTCGTCAACCGCGCAAACGTTGCCTGA